One region of bacterium genomic DNA includes:
- a CDS encoding LPS export ABC transporter periplasmic protein LptC, translating into MKNIVLVLVGVMVLLVAGCGKRQPSVSQVPVAQASDNQAQTSQNKTDTEKKPQAYMLPRVDDGPKLQFSQQGVTFSWVENGHVRMSASAKEVSGGEVTRIGRLTNFSGKLYENGKLVATMTAPKVIADTTKRIVTATGGVTLKSLERNTTVRSQWMKWYAKEQKVVGDGGVKINSTMGNMQGAAFIADTAMKSIRVMDSGKGL; encoded by the coding sequence TTGAAAAATATAGTTCTGGTTTTAGTTGGGGTTATGGTTTTACTTGTAGCCGGATGCGGGAAGCGTCAGCCGAGTGTGTCACAGGTTCCGGTCGCTCAGGCAAGTGATAACCAGGCGCAAACCTCGCAGAACAAAACTGACACAGAAAAAAAGCCGCAGGCATATATGCTGCCCAGAGTCGACGATGGTCCCAAGCTGCAGTTCAGCCAGCAGGGCGTCACATTCAGTTGGGTGGAAAATGGTCATGTGCGTATGAGCGCTTCAGCCAAGGAAGTAAGCGGCGGCGAGGTGACCAGGATCGGCCGGCTCACGAATTTCTCCGGCAAGTTGTATGAAAACGGCAAACTGGTGGCCACCATGACCGCGCCAAAGGTCATTGCCGACACGACAAAGCGCATAGTAACGGCCACCGGCGGGGTGACTCTGAAATCATTGGAGAGAAACACCACGGTCAGGTCGCAGTGGATGAAATGGTATGCCAAAGAGCAGAAGGTGGTCGGTGACGGCGGGGTAAAGATAAACTCCACCATGGGCAATATGCAGGGCGCTGCATTTATCGCCGACACGGCCATGAAGAGCATCAGGGTCATGGATTCCGGGAAAGGATTGTAG
- the uvrB gene encoding excinuclease ABC subunit UvrB: MDKFRLRAEFKPSGDQPKAIAQLVEGIEVGYRFQQLLGVTGSGKTFTMANVVEAIQRPSLVIAHNKTLAAQLCSEFREFFPNNAVEYFVSYYDYYLPEAYIPQTDTYIEKDSSVNDEIDRLRHSATQAVLERRDVLIVASVSCIYGIGSKEDYSKIVLALRVGETYEREQILRLLIDMQFTRNDIALGRGTFRVRGDILEIQPKDEESITRVEFFGDEVEKINVIHSVTGEVISSHHAVTIYPASHFVTPADKMEKALIEIERELDERVKYFTDRNMLLEAQRIEQRTRFDMEMMRELGYCSGIENYSRILDGRPPGSTPHTLVEYFPEDFLIFIDESHQTIPQLGAMYAGDRSRKETLVEYGFRLPSALDNRPLKFAEFEKLVNQAIFVSATPGPFETGHVSQTVEQLIRPTGLLDPEVEVRPTMGQIDDLIDEIKRRVEGSERVLVTTLTKKMAEDLSEYLYELGLKVHYLHSEIKTLERTEILRDLRLGVHDVIVGINLLREGLDLPEVSLVAILDADKEGFLRSETSLIQTIGRAARNVSGKVIMYADNVTDSMRRAIDETNRRRAIQAKYNEEHGITPKTIAKAVRDLIESGKDIDTYTYEQSGEKADKKPLSLDDLLGTISMTERQMKKAAKDLDFERAAQLRDEIAAMKKLLPDSHWC; encoded by the coding sequence ATGGACAAATTTAGACTAAGAGCAGAATTCAAACCCAGCGGCGACCAGCCAAAGGCAATAGCCCAGCTTGTCGAGGGAATCGAGGTCGGCTACAGGTTTCAGCAGCTTCTGGGCGTAACCGGTTCGGGCAAGACATTTACAATGGCGAATGTAGTCGAGGCGATCCAGCGCCCGAGTCTGGTGATCGCGCACAACAAGACCCTCGCTGCCCAGCTCTGTTCTGAGTTCAGGGAATTTTTTCCGAATAACGCGGTTGAATATTTTGTCAGTTATTACGACTATTATCTGCCTGAGGCCTACATACCGCAGACGGACACATATATCGAAAAGGACTCATCAGTCAATGACGAGATCGACCGTCTGCGCCACTCAGCCACCCAAGCCGTGCTCGAAAGGCGCGATGTGCTGATAGTTGCAAGCGTAAGCTGCATCTACGGCATCGGTTCCAAAGAGGACTATTCCAAGATTGTGCTGGCCCTGCGTGTCGGCGAGACATATGAGCGAGAACAGATACTGCGCCTGCTGATCGATATGCAGTTCACCCGCAACGATATCGCCCTTGGACGCGGGACATTCAGAGTCCGCGGCGACATACTCGAGATCCAGCCCAAGGACGAAGAGTCGATCACTCGCGTGGAATTTTTTGGTGATGAGGTCGAGAAGATCAACGTGATCCACTCAGTGACCGGTGAGGTCATATCGTCTCATCATGCCGTCACGATCTATCCTGCCAGCCATTTCGTCACGCCCGCCGATAAGATGGAAAAGGCATTGATTGAGATCGAGAGAGAGCTTGATGAACGGGTAAAGTATTTTACAGACAGGAATATGCTCCTTGAGGCTCAGCGTATCGAGCAGCGCACCAGGTTCGATATGGAGATGATGCGCGAACTGGGATACTGCAGCGGCATAGAGAACTATTCGCGCATTCTGGACGGCCGTCCTCCCGGCAGCACTCCCCACACTCTGGTCGAGTATTTCCCGGAAGACTTTTTGATTTTTATAGACGAGTCTCACCAGACAATCCCGCAGCTCGGCGCGATGTATGCCGGTGACCGTTCGCGCAAGGAGACCCTGGTCGAATACGGCTTCAGGCTGCCATCTGCGCTCGATAACCGTCCACTCAAATTCGCCGAATTCGAGAAGCTGGTAAATCAAGCGATATTCGTCTCTGCCACTCCCGGTCCGTTTGAAACGGGGCATGTTTCGCAGACTGTGGAGCAGTTGATCCGTCCTACAGGTCTATTGGACCCCGAGGTGGAGGTCAGGCCGACCATGGGTCAGATAGACGACCTCATAGACGAGATCAAGCGCCGTGTCGAGGGCAGCGAGAGGGTGCTGGTCACCACACTCACCAAAAAGATGGCCGAAGACCTCAGCGAATATCTGTATGAGCTGGGACTGAAAGTTCACTATCTGCACTCCGAGATCAAGACTCTCGAGCGCACTGAAATTTTGCGCGACCTGCGGCTCGGCGTACATGATGTTATTGTTGGGATCAACCTCCTTCGCGAGGGTCTGGACCTGCCCGAGGTCTCTCTCGTTGCCATACTAGATGCCGACAAGGAGGGTTTTCTGCGCTCAGAGACATCGCTTATCCAGACTATTGGCCGTGCAGCACGCAATGTTTCGGGCAAAGTTATAATGTATGCCGACAATGTCACAGACTCAATGCGCCGCGCCATAGACGAGACCAACCGCCGCCGAGCAATCCAGGCAAAGTATAACGAGGAGCACGGCATAACACCCAAGACCATAGCCAAAGCGGTGCGCGACCTCATAGAGAGCGGCAAGGACATAGACACATACACATACGAGCAGTCGGGTGAGAAAGCCGACAAGAAGCCGCTTTCACTCGACGATTTGCTCGGCACGATTTCCATGACCGAGCGCCAGATGAAAAAGGCAGCCAAAGACTTGGACTTCGAGCGTGCCGCCCAACTGCGTGATGAAATAGCCGCCATGAAGAAGCTTCTGCCCGACTCCCATTGGTGTTAA